TGTGTCGTATAAGAATAACATAGGATAAACCGTCGAGGGAAATAAAACGAACTGTATACTTGAGAGGGCTTTTGTATCTGGCTTTATTACAATCAAGAAGACGAAATCAAACTGAGGCGGCAGTTGAGGGAGGCAACATGTACTTCTCCGTTTTCCCCGTTGTTTCATGGCCCATCGGCCCACCTACCACGGGTGGTGTGAGCCCATTAAGCTCCACCGGGCTTTTCGGCCCTACTCCCTTCCTTCTTCCGCCTATATATCGTTCCCTTCTTCTGCAAGCCTCCCCTcctcagtctctctctctctttctctctctctctctctctctccactccaccaccaccctcacACACGCTCACACCCGGAGGCGGATtgggggatggcggcggcggcggcgggggcggcggcggcgccgtcgaggcTTATGCTGCGCTTCCGGGACGGCGAGCTGCGCTTCGCGGCCACCGACGATGCGCTGCGAGTCCCCTTGGGGTACGCGATCGGGGCCCCCTTCATCCGCAACGAGCGCATCTTCCGCCTCCTCGACGAGTACGCGCGGACCcacgcgcggggcggcggcgccgacgccgtggCCAACATCGCCGCCTGGGACCGCGACTTCATGGCGCGGGAGGTCACCGACACCGTCACGCTCTACGACCTCTTCGTGGTAAAAACAATCTCTCGATCGCTCTCGCCTGATTGGTTGATTGGTTGATTGATGCATCCCCCGCGCGCTGAATCCCTCCCAACTCCCTCCCCTTGCCAGGCCCCGTTTGATGGATTGgttgattttaaaatcatgCTTGCTTCTTCTGTTTGTGTATTGGATGAGATCAGTGGATTCCAAATGGGTACCTGGATGCTTTGTAGGATTTTCATACGAActagttcagaaaaaaaaattctagatgGGAGGTCCAAATTATGCAGGGTTTGGTAAAATTCTCCACCTTATAGAGGAGGCATGTACTTGATTACATGGGATTAGGCATGGTAGATTAACGTATGCTGTTGGGAGTAATCCAGTGCGTTATTGTAGATTTGTTGTAGTGTTAATTGCTGTTGATTAACTATAAGATACCTGTGCATTGCTGCGATAAGTCTTCGTATTACACACGTACGGACACACCGATTTAAGATAATGGGGGCATAGAGCACTGGAATGAGAGAGGACAGGGGGTATGAACGATATCAAGTTGTAGACTTCATCCAGCGTTGAGAATTTGATCGGTTTGGACTGGAATATTCATTTGGTATTTGGTAAGATGGAAGCAGCATCCAAAGGTCTGGAATATTGAGGTGATGTGGCTTCACCGGCTGGAGTGCTTCATTTTAGCAATAGTTGTGGTTAGTGCAACACAACTATGTAGGATTGTGTTTATACTTTATACTAAAGTTCGCTACTATAGGTAATGTGGGTTTTGCActctagtagtagtatataatgTGCGTTATTTGTGTAAATGATGGTTTCTTGAGTGTTGTGTTAATTTTCTGGGAAGATCCAGCAATAATCCTTTCAGATAATTCCTTCTCTTCTTTTGATTTGGTTTAATTCCTTGTTCAAGTATAGGCACCATTTAAAGCCTGGTCCATGGTATATTCAGATGAATGATGTTGTGCACAAAGTGCATATAGCTGCTTCATAATGGATGGTTGAATTTAATGAGTTAAAATCTTCTGCCTGTGCTGTCTTTTGTATGATGCATATAATCTTGGTCATATTTAGCTtgaaatcatgcatatgcttgcACAGTTGCCACTTTCTGATTAACTGCACAACTCATTGCTTAGTAAGCAGCACATGACACCAAAACCTGTCGTCTCACAAATCTGAAGATCAATGTTCAGTTTTTGCTTCTAGTGAGAGATTACATGGTCTGTGACCTTCTGTTAGTGGCTAGTTCATATATGTAAACAATACTCCTAGTAAGTAAAAAATAGTAAGGACATGTTTGTTATGGTGGGTGGGTGAGGTGATGGCAAGGGGTGCATGTACGCTCTGGATGTGAGTATGCTAGCTCTTGTATACTCACAATGAACTCCTACAGTAAGGCAAATGGAAGCTGATCGATCCCAATGGAGGTTGTGGACTTGTGGTAGGCCAGATCACAAGGAAGGTTGATTCCGGTTGCGGGCCTCTCTTACGCCTGGCTCTGCCCTATGGGTAGCAGAGGAGGTGTATGTATACTAAGCTCTTGTAGAGGTTAGAGGCTGAGGAAGAGGAATCGTGGGAGGCCTGTTGGGTCCCCAACAAATCAGATATGTAGAGACTTCACCCATCATTGAAAATGATTGGTTTGGGCTGTAATATTCAGTTGGTAATCTGAGGCGTGGAAGCAGCGCCCAAAGGTCTAGAACATTGCGGTGATGTGGCCTCACTTAGGGGCTCCATTATAGCAATAACTGTGGTTAGTGCAACACAGCTCTATAGTACTGTGTATAGATAATAATGTGGGTTTTCATGTTTTGCGCTCTGGTAGTAGTATATAATGTGAGCTTGTTTGTGTAAATGTTGGAGTATAGATAATGTGGGTTTCATGTTTTGCGCTCTGGTAGTAGTATATAAAGTGAGCTTGTTTGTGTAAATGTTGGAGTATAGGCACTGAAATCTAGCCTGTTCCTTAGAAAGGTATAAATGATGTTGTGTGCAAAGTGCATATATATACCAGCTTCATAATGGATGGTTCAATTTAATGTGTTAAAATCTTCTGCATCTTCTGTTCTTGGATGTTGCATATAATCTTGGTCATGATTGATGTCCCAACAGAATACTGTCTAGCTTGGAATCATGCATGCTTTCGCAGTTGCACAAACCCATTGTTTTGTAATCAGCACATGACATTAGAACCTGTCATCTCACGATTCTGAGGATCAATGTTCAGTTTTTGCTTCTAGCAAGAGATTTCATGATCTGTGTGGCCTACTGTTAAGTGAAGTGCCTGGTGCATATGTGCATAGTGAGCTGACTGATTGACTGATACATCTGTGTACATGTTGATGATGGATGCAGGGCGCGACGGCGCTGGGAATCGACGGGCTGAGCGACCTGTGTGCACAGATGACCGCGGACGCGGTGAAGGGGCGTCCCGTGGGGGAGGTCAAGGCGCTGCTCGGCATCACCGACGTCGGCATGAcgcaggaggaggagctcaAGCTCCAGCAAGACAACGATGCCATCCTCTACCTCCGTTAACTACCTGATCATCATCAACAACGCTACTTTTGTCGCTGAAGCATTTTGATTCCATCTCGCCTACTGTGGTGTACTTTGAGGTGGTATTGGCTTCTCTACGTCTAGATAGACAGCTTAGCTAGATAGATGCACACTTCATCAACCTGGCTTCCTGGTATGCTGCTGAACTTGTAGTAGTAATTCTGAGAGAAGTTTGGAGGAATTCTGAGAGAAGTTTTGTCTGGTGCGGTGGTGCCTGGGCCTTGCACCTTACTAGTAGCTATTACTCGCTGCTTAATTCAGTCATATTTGGTACTCCTGTGTACGGTACTAATTGAGAAAAACTGGTTATATTATCAATATATCATACTACCATCGAAGAACACGAGTTTGTTGGTCATAAATTTGTGCTGCACTTCGAATAGTAGCAGGTTATTTGTCTTGTATCCATCAGTGGAAGTCGAAAGTAGTCATCCAAGTTGATAATAATGACTATAGTAATTCTTGTCAAGAGTAGGATCTTAGAAACATATTAGTCATGCTAATTTTCTGATTTGTCCAAAACCTAAAGAAGTTTCAAACGGCATATTCTATAAACTTTTATGTCAATTCCAACGACGAAGTGCGGAGAGGGCTAATCCTAGTCGTCCGATCAACATTGTGCGGCGTGGATTTGTTACTAACGGTGATGAGTTATTCTGTATTCCCATTCCAGAAGCAGTCGCCGATTTGCTCCGGAATTGGACCCTGGCCGTCCGATCGGTAACGTGCGCACCAGATTGACCAGAAAACCAGAGAAAAACTTTCCCTATAATAAGGGCCTGTTTACTTTaacgaaaaaaaaaccttaccaaaatttgtcaTTGccacttgctaaaattttagtaggatttcttatatagttaccaaaatttggcagcaaactaaatgtaaccacttttttagcaactttatcaaaatttggtaagattgaaaatggcatcaaagtgaacaggctccGAATATCTAACCCCCGCTATATCAAAATTTGAAAccgcggagagagagagagaggcggcagCTTGCTCCACACGCCTCCGCCGTGTCGAGATTTCCGACTCGCCGGAGAGGAATGGAAGAGGCCCGCGCGAGAATCGTCGCCTCCGCCGTGGCCAGATTGAACCTAGTACCGTGGGCGACGCGGACGCATGCCACTCCGGCCGCTGCCCTCGCGCCGCCCGTCGGCGACATCCCGCACGCCCAGTGGCGGGGGCTACCCGACGACGTCGTCGCCAGGGTGCTCGTCCGCCTCCCCGTCCTCGACCTGTTCCGCCTCGGTTACCTCTTCTCCCCGCGCTGGCTCGACATCTGGCGAGCCAACCCGCTGCATCTCCACGACCGCCAGTTCGCCTCTCCCCggatcgccgccgacgacgtcgccgaCGCCATCGCCAACGTTCTCGAGCTCCACGTCGGGGACGGCGTCCAGTTCGTAGGCGTACAAGGAGGCGTtgggagcgacgacgacgacgatggagatggaggtggaggcgacGAGGTAGTTGGTGCGGATGGCGACGACCTGGGCGTCATCGTCAACCCTGGCCTGgtggatgacgacgacgatggtggcgATGATCATGACGGGGGCCTCGACGTCGCCGAAGACGAGGCAGCAGTTCAAAACGCCGGAGTCGTCGACGATTCTGGACCGGGGGTCGCCGTCGAACTCGAAGAGGGGCCAGAAGATGAAGCCAGTGGAGTCGAAGACGAATCAGCAGATCaagccggccgccaccgccccccATCCCCTGGAGGCAtaggcgccgacgacggcgtcaTCAGCGACGACGACCTCTACGGCCACGACGACATCCCAGCTGGTGGTTACGAGATCGGCCGCGTCTACAGCTTCCGAGTGGAGACCACGCGGTGGCGCCTCGACCACCTCGACCGCTGGTGCGCCGCGCTCCAGCGCGGCCGTGTTCGTGAGGTCATCCTCGCCAACCTCGCCATAGAAGGGCACCCCGACCTCCCCCAGGGCATCCGCGACTGCGGCACAAGCCTCAAGGGACTCCACGTCTCCTTCACCGTGGAAGCGGACCACATCGACCCCCTCGTCAATCTCCGCGGCCTCGGGCTGTGCGGCTGCGCCATCAACCACGGCGTAATCTCGCGAGCACTCCGGCCCGAATCGGAAATCCGGGGGCTGACGGTCGATTTCAACAGGCAGCTGGGAGACGTCTCCGTCCAGAACACGCGCCTCCGGTCTCTGGAGATGTTCGACAACCTGATGGAGGGCAGCACGATCACCGTGGACGACGCCATCCAATTCCGGAACCTTGACCTGTACCTGACGAGGCCATCCAGGATCTGCATCGTTGACGCGCCCAGCCTGCGAAGAATCGGCTCTCTCGATCTCTTCATCACCGTCTTGGAGATCAAAGGCGTTGTGATTCAGGTATGATCAAATTCAaacctgcatgcatgcaatgcagcTCATCCGATTAATtcaaatccaaattcaaattggCTAATTAACAACTCTACACTCTGATCATGCGCAGGCTGGGATGGTGCAGCGTCCTCCAAAGAAGCGTTCTGTCAGGATTCTCGGCTTACGGGTGAACTACACAGAGATGGGTCACAGGGTGCCCCGTGAGATAGAGCAGATTCTGAAGTGTTTCCCACTCTTAGAGCAACTGGAGATCATGGTAATAAACGGCCAATCCAATCACTCAATCGTTTCATTGTCCTGAAATTTGCTGTTAATTGCTCTGCATCAGTATTAGGCTATGTCTGAATTCTGATTTCTGATTTGGGTTGTGCGTGCGTGCCTTTGCTGCAGAATTACTATCGACTGTCTCTGTAGTACGATGGTATTGATATGTCTGAATTCTGTTCGAATAGTGCGTGAGTTGCAGAATTATCATGTGTTAATTCTGATTTCTGATTTGAGTTGTGCTTGTGTGCCTTTGCTGCAGAGAGACGATGAGGTTACACAAGAAGAAAGGCTCCTCGAAGCGGATGATGAACACATCTATCAAGGGAACAATTTCTTCCGTGACCTTGGTTGTTTCAAGCATCACCTGAGGCGGATATATCTTACAGGTTTCAGAGGGGGCAAGTATGAACTTGCTCTGGGCAAAGCCATCCTCGACGAAGCTCGAGCTGGGACACAGTTCAAAATGTTACTCCCACTAGGCAGCAATACCGACAACATCTCGAACCAGCAAAGGTGGCTTATCGAACATTTCAGAATGAACACTCCAAATGATGCTGTCAGAGACGGGCATGTGTCCATTATTCTAAGTTTGGATGATTGGACTTGGACTTGAAGAAGGTGCGTGCATAAGGCTAGGTTGTTGTTCTGTGCTGCTGTACTGTCATAGAGATTTTAGGCTGGCTCTATTCTTCAGTTTGTCTAAGCTTGTCAAATGATGTATGCTAAGTGAGCGAATCGTGAATGATGCTCTTGATAGCAGTAAAAGAAGATAATGAGATGAGCATGCTGTTTGTGCTTTGCTTTTACCGGAAAATTTGATCAACATAAAAGTGAATGTTTTTTTCTTAGATGCTAAACAACTGTAGTGTACATGTATATTTGTTGATCATGATGCTAGACAAATCAGGAAAATTATTTGACTGCAGCTAGATTTTTATACAACTATTTAAGTCACATGCATATACTTGAGTGCAATTGTACCTGGTGTAAAAGGAACATTCTGGTTCTCCACTGACCTGCCAAGCTCCTACCTGTGTATGGATTGGGTCTAAAGTTTAGACTCTAAACTGTACATGTATATTTGTTGATCATGGTGTGTATTAATCCGTTATGAATGTGTCAATGTATGTCTATGCTCTGTTCATTTTTCCCTTCTGATGTGTTGTGAGCTTCTGAAATGAAATTACATGTATCTATCTGAACAAAATTGTACTGTGAGCTCTTACAATTTTTGTGTAGGCTGTGATGGCCTACCAGATCACCATTGAAGATTGGCCTGGCATTTGTAATTATACTACCTctgattttttaaaatgatagttgtcgttgactttttgtcacatgtttaatcattcgtcttatctaaaaaatttacataattatagtttatttttctatgagttgttttatcactcaaagtattttaagcgtGATTTATATCTACTCTAGTATTTTGCTGTGAGTAATACATTtgcttaaaatttttgaataagaaaaatggtcaaatatgtgttCAAAAATCAACAgagttatctattaaaaaacgaggGGAGTATAATATATGAACCGTTAGAAACACTGTATTATTTTGGCACGTTTGGAGCCTTGAATTGAGGAGAAGGAATAGATGAATATTTACAGTCCTTGTGAATATATGTCGAACAGAACCACTGAGTTGTCTACTGTCTTTGTGATGCGGAAGTCTTGTGGAAAATATGTCTTGTGTTATTGCCAGTATGAGGGTGTGtctagttcacgttaaaattaaaagtttggttgaaattggaacgatgcgatggaaaagttagaagtttgtgtgtaaaaaagttttgatgtgatgaaaagtttggaactaaactcagaCTGAGTTACAGAAATCTCATCTCCTGATCATTAGATGCTCGTGTTGAGAAACTCTCTATAAATATCCAACCCCCCGCTACATTCGTAAGCGAGATCAAAATTTGAAACCGCAGAGAGAGGCGGCAGCTTGCTCCACACGCCTCCGCCCTGTCGAGATTTCCGACTCGCCGGAGAGAGGAATGGACAACGTTCGCCGGAGCAGCGTCACCTCCGTCATGTCCGGCATCgggtcctcgccggcggcgctcaCCGAGTCCACTCCGCGCGCCACGCTCGCGCCTCCCTCCAACCGGCACGCCGACTGGCGGGGGCTcccggacgccgccgtcgcccgcgtcctcgaccgcctcccCGTCCTCGACCTCTTCCGCCTCGGCTACCTCTTCTCCCCGCGCTGGCTCGACATCTGGCGCCGCCTACCGCTGTATCTCCACGACCACCAGTTCGCCGCTCCCCcgatcgccgccgacgacgtcgcCCAAGCAATCACCAACGTCCTCGAGCTCCACGTTCGCAACGGCGTCCAATTCGTACCCgtacaaggcggcggcggcggtggcggtggcggtggacaTGGAGGCAACGAGGTAGCTGCCCGggatggcggaggaggcgacgtcagcagcgacgacgaggagtaCGGCATCTACGACGACGTCACCGCCAACGACGACGGTGGCTACGAGATCGGCCGCGTCTGGTGCTTCCGAGTAGAGACCACGCCATGGCGCAACGGCCACCTCCACCGCTGGTGCGCCGCGCTCCGGCGAGGCCGTgctcgcgtcgtcgtcctcgccaaCCTCTACCTACTAGAGCACACCCGCCTTCCTCGAGCCCTCCTCGACGGCACCAGCCTCGTGGCGCTCCACCTCTTCTACTTCACCGTGGAAGCCTACCACATCGACAGGCTCCGCGGCCTCGGGCTGTACGGCTGCGTCCTGGAACCCGGCATGATCGAGCGAGTCCTCCACCCCGAATCAGAGATCCGGGAGCTCGCAATCCACAGCGCCATGGGGGGaaccatcgccgtcgtcgccgccgccgccacgcgcctcCGGTCTCTGCGCATGTTCAACATCCAGGTGGGCACGGTCGCCGTGGACGACGCCGTCGAGCTGCGGAATCTTCACATGCGCGACACGAGGCCATCCAGGATCGCCATCAATGGCGCGCCCAGGTTGCGAAGAATCATCTCTCTTGACATCTTCCACACCGTCTTGGAGATCCAAGGCATAGTGATTCAggtatgcaaatgaaacccgatcgatcgatcgatcaacctgCCCGCTTGCTCAACCGATTTGATTAGCACCAATTCTGAATCTCTGATCATGCATGCGCAGGCTGGGATGGTGGAGCAGCCTCCAGAGATCCGTTCTGTCAGGCATCTCGGCTTACGGGTGAACTACACAGCGATGGTCGACATGTTGCCCCGCCAGATAGAGCAGATCCTGAGGAGTTTCCCACGCGTAAAATCACTGGATATCTGGGTAATGCCAATGAACAGACAATCCTATCCAATCAATTGTTTGCATAATCCTGAATTTTCTGTTAATTAATTGCTTTCCAGTAGTGATATGTCTGAATTCTGGTTTTCTGATTGAGTAATGAGTTGTGGACTTGTGGTCTGAATTCTGAATCTGCTGCTAATCAATTGCTCTGCAGTGATATACGTCTGAATTCTGGTTATTCTGATTGAGTTGTGATCTGAATTTTTTAGTGTGTGCGCATTTTGATTTTCTgattgagttgtgttgtgcttCCCTATTGCAGAGATGCGATGACGTTACACAAGCAGAAGGGCTCCTCCAATGGGACGATGTACACTATGATGGGAGCAATTTCTTCGATGGCCTTGAGAGCTTCAACCATCACCTGAGGTGGATATATCTTAGAGGTTTCAGAGGGGGAAAGTGTGAAGTTGCTCTGATGAAAATCATGCTGGACAAAGCTAGAGTCCTGACACTGTTAAGGATGGAGTACTCGCCATTGCCAAGCAGCCTCATCGAGCACACCCTGAATGAGCTCGACTTGTCTCTCTGGATTTTCAAGACGCACACTCCAAATGATGCCGTCAGAGGCGATCTTGTGTCCTTTGTTGCAGCTGATGCTTCCGGAAGGTGCGTACGACTAGCAGCGCAAGGCTAAGGTTAGGTGTTGTTCTGTCTGTGCTCTGctttgtcgagagagagagagaatcttAGATTGGCTCTTCAATTTCTTCAGTCTGTCTAGCTAGTCAAATGATGCTAACTGATATTCTGCTAAGTGAGTGAATGATGCTCT
This genomic window from Oryza sativa Japonica Group chromosome 12, ASM3414082v1 contains:
- the LOC107277713 gene encoding uncharacterized protein; protein product: MDNVRRSSVTSVMSGIGSSPAALTESTPRATLAPPSNRHADWRGLPDAAVARVLDRLPVLDLFRLGYLFSPRWLDIWRRLPLYLHDHQFAAPPIAADDVAQAITNVLELHVRNGVQFVPVQGGGGGGGGGGHGGNEVAARDGGGGDVSSDDEEYGIYDDVTANDDGGYEIGRVWCFRVETTPWRNGHLHRWCAALRRGRARVVVLANLYLLEHTRLPRALLDGTSLVALHLFYFTVEAYHIDRLRGLGLYGCVLEPGMIERVLHPESEIRELAIHSAMGGTIAVVAAAATRLRSLRMFNIQVGTVAVDDAVELRNLHMRDTRPSRIAINGAPRLRRIISLDIFHTVLEIQGIVIQAGMVEQPPEIRSVRHLGLRVNYTAMVDMLPRQIEQILRSFPRVKSLDIWRCDDVTQAEGLLQWDDVHYDGSNFFDGLESFNHHLRWIYLRGFRGGKCEVALMKIMLDKARVLTLLRMEYSPLPSSLIEHTLNELDLSLWIFKTHTPNDAVRGDLVSFVAADASGRCVRLAAQG
- the LOC4352688 gene encoding SKP1-like protein 5; protein product: MAAAAAGAAAAPSRLMLRFRDGELRFAATDDALRVPLGYAIGAPFIRNERIFRLLDEYARTHARGGGADAVANIAAWDRDFMAREVTDTVTLYDLFVGATALGIDGLSDLCAQMTADAVKGRPVGEVKALLGITDVGMTQEEELKLQQDNDAILYLR
- the LOC9269883 gene encoding uncharacterized protein, encoding MEEARARIVASAVARLNLVPWATRTHATPAAALAPPVGDIPHAQWRGLPDDVVARVLVRLPVLDLFRLGYLFSPRWLDIWRANPLHLHDRQFASPRIAADDVADAIANVLELHVGDGVQFVGVQGGVGSDDDDDGDGGGGDEVVGADGDDLGVIVNPGLVDDDDDGGDDHDGGLDVAEDEAAVQNAGVVDDSGPGVAVELEEGPEDEASGVEDESADQAGRHRPPSPGGIGADDGVISDDDLYGHDDIPAGGYEIGRVYSFRVETTRWRLDHLDRWCAALQRGRVREVILANLAIEGHPDLPQGIRDCGTSLKGLHVSFTVEADHIDPLVNLRGLGLCGCAINHGVISRALRPESEIRGLTVDFNRQLGDVSVQNTRLRSLEMFDNLMEGSTITVDDAIQFRNLDLYLTRPSRICIVDAPSLRRIGSLDLFITVLEIKGVVIQAGMVQRPPKKRSVRILGLRVNYTEMGHRVPREIEQILKCFPLLEQLEIMRDDEVTQEERLLEADDEHIYQGNNFFRDLGCFKHHLRRIYLTGFRGGKYELALGKAILDEARAGTQFKMLLPLGSNTDNISNQQRWLIEHFRMNTPNDAVRDGHVSIILSLDDWTWT